A window of Ignavibacteria bacterium contains these coding sequences:
- a CDS encoding amino acid permease: MSLFPPLVIAGIWGATLSSAFGSILGAPRILQAASADKITPKFFSKGHGKENEPRNALLLSFVIAEAGILIGELDIIARIVSMFFITTYGFLNLSCFFESWASPDFRPDFKVPKAASIIGSVTAFFIMIQLDFVAFIGATIIFGLVFFLIKRRELKLDTGDAWNGVWNMLVKTGLNRLKKDSENQRNWLPNLILFSGRQHVRPHLIELANWIAAKRGIISNFNLVENKDIKSISAKSINEISDSDDSKDYFFREIECNDMYECMEIIPKLYGFTGIEPNTILLG, translated from the coding sequence ATTTCTTTATTTCCGCCATTAGTCATTGCAGGTATTTGGGGAGCGACTTTATCTTCGGCGTTTGGAAGTATTTTGGGAGCGCCAAGAATTCTCCAAGCAGCTTCGGCTGATAAAATTACACCGAAATTTTTTTCTAAAGGGCATGGAAAAGAAAATGAACCAAGAAATGCTTTACTCTTATCATTTGTGATTGCCGAAGCAGGAATTCTGATTGGTGAACTTGATATTATTGCAAGAATTGTCTCAATGTTCTTTATAACAACTTATGGATTTTTAAATTTAAGCTGCTTCTTCGAGAGTTGGGCGAGTCCCGACTTCAGACCGGATTTTAAAGTTCCAAAAGCGGCAAGTATAATTGGTTCGGTTACTGCATTCTTTATAATGATACAGCTTGATTTTGTCGCATTCATTGGAGCGACAATAATTTTTGGATTGGTTTTTTTCTTAATAAAGAGAAGAGAATTGAAACTTGATACTGGTGACGCTTGGAATGGCGTATGGAACATGTTGGTTAAAACTGGATTGAATCGACTTAAGAAAGATAGTGAAAATCAGAGGAATTGGCTTCCGAATCTAATTCTTTTCAGCGGCAGGCAGCATGTTCGCCCGCATTTGATCGAACTTGCTAATTGGATTGCAGCGAAAAGAGGTATTATATCTAATTTTAATCTAGTTGAAAATAAAGATATTAAATCAATCAGCGCGAAATCCATTAATGAAATTTCCGATTCCGATGATTCGAAAGATTATTTCTTTAGGGAAATTGAATGCAATGATATGTATGAGTGCATGGAAATTATCCCAAAACTTTATGGCTTCACTGGAATTGAGCCAAACACGATTCTTCTTGGCTAG
- a CDS encoding ATP-binding protein: MGKGKSKIYFVKQFTPDQPVFRSLPLYYKQMFIGKPAISENLWVGRELELHKIREIADRFKNGSSGNLLILGEPNSGKTALSLYGAQKNFSQSKIFNLEAIPQGSTSVNQLKIQFETQQS, from the coding sequence TTGGGCAAAGGCAAAAGTAAGATTTATTTTGTTAAGCAGTTTACTCCGGACCAACCTGTTTTTAGATCACTTCCTTTGTATTATAAACAGATGTTTATAGGTAAACCTGCTATCTCAGAGAATCTCTGGGTAGGACGCGAACTGGAGTTACACAAGATTCGAGAAATCGCCGATCGATTCAAAAATGGCAGTTCCGGAAATTTACTTATACTGGGTGAACCTAATTCCGGAAAAACTGCATTGTCACTCTATGGTGCTCAGAAAAATTTCTCTCAATCAAAAATATTTAACCTCGAAGCAATTCCGCAGGGCTCAACTTCAGTAAATCAATTAAAAATACAATTTGAGACGCAACAAAGTTAA
- a CDS encoding mechanosensitive ion channel, whose product MNLKLYLALFSLNTLFAALAVPVVLVIIRFMVRYYKLIFNQYRFFIRSIPLLQLGVLIFITINVLILIFPQSPTIISFIMFGVILFAVLSGWQFIRDFVSGMFLRIDNDFEIGSMIKIGEVVGIIKKRGYRSIELEKDGAESIQIPYSSLAKNFISSLKLDQEFYRYRFSVRTKKESAKNQLISMIKKVILNSVWTAVNREPKIIFKSEDDQAYEVEISGYVLHQIGASEIESLIKEKFQV is encoded by the coding sequence ATGAATCTAAAATTGTACTTGGCGCTCTTTAGTTTGAATACTTTATTTGCTGCGCTTGCGGTGCCAGTAGTGTTAGTGATCATAAGATTTATGGTTAGATATTATAAGTTGATTTTCAATCAATACAGATTTTTTATCAGATCAATCCCACTTCTTCAATTAGGTGTATTAATATTTATTACTATAAATGTTCTAATTCTGATCTTTCCCCAATCGCCGACAATAATTTCATTTATTATGTTCGGTGTTATACTATTCGCTGTGTTATCAGGCTGGCAGTTTATCCGTGATTTTGTTTCCGGAATGTTTTTACGGATTGATAATGATTTTGAGATTGGTTCGATGATTAAGATAGGCGAGGTTGTGGGCATTATTAAAAAGCGCGGTTATAGATCGATTGAGCTGGAAAAAGACGGGGCAGAATCAATTCAAATACCATATAGTTCACTTGCAAAGAATTTCATCTCAAGTCTTAAACTCGATCAAGAATTCTATAGGTACAGATTCAGCGTAAGAACGAAAAAAGAATCTGCAAAAAATCAACTGATTTCTATGATTAAGAAAGTTATTCTAAACTCTGTCTGGACAGCAGTAAACCGTGAACCAAAAATAATTTTCAAATCAGAAGATGATCAAGCATACGAAGTTGAGATTTCTGGCTATGTATTGCATCAAATTGGCGCGAGTGAGATCGAGAGTCTTATAAAAGAAAAATTTCAAGTTTAG
- the thrS gene encoding threonine--tRNA ligase, with amino-acid sequence MNDQKINITFPDGSVKEFPKGITGLDIAASISKRLADEALAVKINGSVHEIGFQINESGKLQLLTFNDEEGKEVYWHSSSHLMAHAIEELFPGAKFGVGPAIENGFYYDIDVDQKLSPEDIERIEKKMSELIKDSKPFVRKECSLDEAMDLFGKKGDQYKLELLKDINSRDEQVSLYSEGSFLDLCRGPHLTDTSKIKYFKLLNVSGSYWKGDSKNTPLQRVYGISFPKKKDLDDYLKLLEEAKKRDHRKLGRELELFLFNEISPGAPFWLPKGMIIFRELEKYLREVLDEAGYQEISTPILVKKALWERSGHWDHFKENMFIVEVDEETYSLKPMNCPESTIVYKSKLRSYRDLPLRLSEIGRLHRNEVSGALGGMLRVRQITMDDAHLFVRPDQILYEIEKLLKLVDEFYKLFGFEPSYFLSTRPEKAMGSLGLWDQAEESLKQALQLNEISFKINVGDGAFYGPKIDIQVKDAINRSWQTATIQLDFQMPERFDLEYIDENDDRKRPIMIHRAIFGSFERFIGIITEHFAGYFPLWISPVQVVVMPISENFSEYATMIYDRLFSNGVRVELDSRNEKIGYKIREWELQKVPYMIIIGEKEVSSRSISVRKHKMGDLGQFQIEDFINKILEEITQKTITTN; translated from the coding sequence ATGAATGATCAAAAAATAAATATCACTTTTCCGGACGGCTCTGTGAAAGAGTTTCCCAAAGGAATAACTGGTCTTGATATTGCGGCTTCAATCAGTAAAAGATTGGCAGATGAAGCACTTGCGGTCAAGATAAATGGATCAGTCCATGAAATTGGTTTTCAGATTAATGAAAGTGGAAAACTACAATTACTCACTTTTAATGATGAAGAAGGAAAAGAGGTTTATTGGCATTCGTCTTCACACTTAATGGCTCATGCAATTGAAGAGTTATTCCCTGGTGCGAAGTTTGGCGTTGGACCAGCGATCGAAAACGGATTTTATTACGACATTGATGTTGATCAAAAACTGAGTCCCGAAGACATCGAACGGATTGAGAAAAAAATGTCTGAACTTATAAAAGACTCAAAACCTTTTGTAAGGAAAGAATGCTCACTTGATGAAGCGATGGATTTATTCGGGAAGAAAGGCGATCAATATAAACTTGAATTATTAAAAGACATTAATAGTCGGGATGAGCAAGTTAGTCTCTATTCCGAGGGAAGTTTCCTTGATCTTTGCAGAGGTCCTCACTTAACTGATACAAGCAAAATTAAGTATTTCAAACTTTTAAATGTCTCGGGCTCATACTGGAAAGGCGATTCGAAAAATACTCCTCTTCAACGAGTTTATGGAATTTCATTTCCCAAGAAAAAAGATTTAGATGATTATTTAAAACTACTTGAGGAAGCAAAGAAGAGAGATCATCGAAAGCTCGGCAGAGAACTTGAATTATTTTTATTTAATGAAATATCTCCTGGTGCTCCATTCTGGCTGCCGAAGGGAATGATCATTTTTCGAGAACTAGAAAAATATTTACGTGAAGTTTTAGACGAAGCTGGCTATCAAGAAATTTCGACTCCAATTTTAGTGAAGAAAGCTTTATGGGAACGATCAGGTCATTGGGATCACTTCAAAGAGAATATGTTCATCGTTGAAGTAGATGAAGAGACTTACAGTTTAAAACCGATGAATTGTCCCGAAAGCACAATTGTTTATAAATCTAAACTAAGAAGTTACCGCGATCTTCCGCTTCGATTGTCCGAAATTGGAAGGTTACATCGCAACGAAGTTTCTGGAGCTTTAGGTGGGATGCTGAGAGTTCGCCAAATTACAATGGACGATGCGCATCTTTTCGTTCGACCTGATCAAATTTTATACGAGATAGAGAAACTTTTAAAATTAGTGGATGAGTTTTACAAACTATTTGGATTCGAACCTTCATATTTTTTGTCAACCCGTCCTGAAAAGGCAATGGGTTCGTTGGGCCTATGGGATCAGGCAGAAGAATCTCTAAAGCAGGCACTTCAATTAAATGAAATTTCGTTCAAAATTAATGTAGGAGATGGTGCATTCTACGGACCGAAGATTGACATTCAAGTAAAAGATGCAATCAACCGTTCATGGCAGACTGCAACAATACAATTGGATTTCCAAATGCCTGAAAGATTTGACCTGGAATATATCGATGAGAATGATGACAGGAAACGACCGATCATGATTCACCGGGCGATTTTTGGAAGCTTCGAGAGATTCATTGGAATTATTACTGAACATTTTGCAGGGTATTTTCCTTTGTGGATTTCTCCGGTTCAAGTAGTAGTTATGCCGATTTCAGAGAATTTCTCCGAATATGCTACAATGATTTACGACAGATTATTTTCCAATGGTGTTCGTGTGGAGCTCGATTCACGGAATGAAAAAATCGGTTATAAAATTCGTGAATGGGAATTACAGAAAGTTCCTTACATGATCATTATCGGAGAGAAAGAAGTTTCGAGTCGAAGCATTTCTGTTCGAAAACATAAAATGGGAGACTTAGGTCAATTTCAAATAGAAGATTTTATAAACAAAATACTTGAAGAAATCACCCAAAAAACAATCACAACAAATTAA
- a CDS encoding translation initiation factor IF-3, translating to MSSKEKTSEARVNEQIRIPQIRVIDNDGSQIGIMSPREAIRIAERKGLDLVEIVPNAKPPVCKIIDYGKYRYEQQKKEKIQRKNQQVTTLKEIRFHPNTDDHDFEFKARHCRQFLLDGDKVKATVIFKGREMAYTEQGEVLLNKLIEKLSDVSKVENPPKLEGRNMIAILVADKSKIKKVINQ from the coding sequence ATAAGTTCAAAAGAAAAAACCAGTGAAGCACGAGTTAACGAGCAGATTAGAATCCCTCAGATCAGAGTAATTGATAACGATGGTTCGCAAATTGGAATTATGTCACCAAGAGAGGCGATAAGAATTGCCGAACGAAAAGGATTAGATTTAGTTGAGATTGTACCAAATGCAAAACCTCCAGTTTGTAAAATAATTGATTATGGAAAGTACAGATACGAACAGCAAAAGAAAGAAAAAATCCAAAGGAAGAATCAACAAGTTACTACTTTAAAGGAAATCAGATTTCATCCGAATACCGACGACCATGATTTCGAATTTAAGGCACGGCACTGCCGTCAATTCTTATTAGATGGTGATAAAGTAAAAGCTACGGTGATTTTTAAAGGCAGAGAAATGGCCTACACTGAACAGGGTGAAGTTCTACTAAATAAACTGATAGAAAAATTAAGTGATGTTTCTAAAGTCGAAAATCCTCCTAAATTGGAGGGCAGAAATATGATCGCAATTTTAGTTGCAGATAAATCAAAAATCAAAAAAGTTATTAATCAATAG
- the rpmI gene encoding 50S ribosomal protein L35 has protein sequence MPKMKSNRGAAKTFKKTASGKFKRAKAYKSHILTSKTTKRKRKLRKSTLVSEADQKRVKQMLQ, from the coding sequence ATGCCAAAAATGAAGAGTAATAGAGGTGCAGCAAAAACATTTAAGAAAACTGCATCTGGAAAATTTAAAAGAGCTAAGGCATACAAGAGTCATATTTTAACTTCAAAAACTACGAAGAGAAAAAGAAAACTCAGAAAAAGCACTTTAGTTTCTGAAGCAGATCAAAAAAGAGTAAAGCAAATGTTACAATAG